A genomic window from Brassica oleracea var. oleracea cultivar TO1000 chromosome C8, BOL, whole genome shotgun sequence includes:
- the LOC106308569 gene encoding uncharacterized protein At4g04775-like codes for MSNESGASSGTSGVRRRGTVVGVPKRCWCGKIVVARMSKSEANPYRRYYRAYAVERKLSNDNHSYKWVDEALADEIEILGMRTERLEQQNQIANLELEKLRFEKEILEKVGGVVGEAKSELKKLMVIVALGCLSIVVCSRLIG; via the exons ATGAGCAACGAAAGTGGAGCTTCGTCAGGGACATCAGGTGTTCGAAGAAGAGGAACAGTGGTCGGTGTGCCGAAGAGATGCTGGTGTGGCAAAATCGTGGTAGCAAGAATGTCAAAGTCCGAAGCTAATCCTTATCGGCGATATTACCGTGCATATGCAGTGGAGCGAAAA CTTAGCAATGATAACCACTCGTACAAATGGGTTGATGAGGCTTTGGCGGATGAGATAGAAATATTGGGGATGAGGACTGAAAGACTTGAGCAACAAAACCAGATTGCGAATTTGGAGCTAGAGAAGCTGAGGTTTGAGAAAGAAATTCTTGAAAAGGTTGGAGGAGTTGTGGGTGAAGCAAAGTCCGAGTTGAAGAAACTGATGGTTATTGTTGCTCTAGGTTGCTTGAGCATTGTCGTGTGCTCTAGGCTAATAGGTTGA
- the LOC106308570 gene encoding uncharacterized protein LOC106308570 — translation MYRRIDIRRGAGGLYGRQVFISGIAFKEGVVDYALKTGRNIKQNRYDKTKLEFVCSGKGCSWRIYCSSSGKSPNKWQVKILKEAHCCVPIGTCELLKFPVIARLFVDKIREEPEYFMPMKNDELVMDKWKLIVTRPQCQHARKKALRWIEREYDEQFSRLRDYCSEIKVSNENSFYVCFDVLRKTWKNNWRPLIGVDGCFLKSKLKCQLLVALGRDADNAIYPIAWAVVQVESKENWRWFMKKVRVDLELNDGDGFILGLIAAAKMELPRTEHMMCVRHIYGNLKSRHGKKPELKRLIWNLGWSYNEADYKVNLLKILAYDEEIYDDVMKSKPETWCRAFYKLGPCCKARDKPFVPMLETIARLAMVRIAKRDVTATSYEGLGTPYVVDTLAELHEKALECTVRPSTNMTYASTLNGCSYRVSLTNRTCSCRRWEITGIPCEHVYGVMLNKGLEAQDYVEHWFRAETWKKIYADGIVPLRGAKFWPVGPEPPILEHDPPDQPGCKKVTKADKKRKKSVNESPVKKTDKILKRIMHCSICGAANHNSRFHNKRPKKASLGEESSQPESSQTVCTQQDI, via the exons ATGTATAGGCGCATCGATATTAGGAGAGGCGCTGGTGGCTTGTATGGAAGACAAGTATTCATCAGTGGTATTGCGTTCAAGGAAGGTGTGGTAGACTATGCTCTGAAAACTGGCCGAAACATCAAACAAAACCGGTATGATAAGACGAAGCTGGAGTTTGTCTGTTCGGGGAAGGGCTGTAGTTGGCGCATATACTGCTCATCTTCGGGAAAGTCTCCTAACAAGTGGCAAGTGAAGATATTGAAGGAAGCTCATTGTTGTGTTCCCATTGGTACATGTGAGCTGCTGAAATTTCCGGTAATTGCACGGCTGTTTGTTGACAAGATTCGAGAAGAACCCGAGTACTTCATGCCAATGAAGAATGATGAGTTAGTTATGGATAAATGGAAGCTTATTGTGACAAGGCCTCAATGTCAACATGCTAGGAAAAAAGCATTAAGGTGGATTGAACGAGAGTATGATGAGCAGTTTAGTCGCCTTCGTGATTATTGCTCAGAGATAAAGGTGTCAAATGAGAACTC ATTCTATGTCTGTTTCGACGTACTTAGGAAAACCTGGAAAAACAATTGGAGGCCTCTCATAGGAGTAGATGGATGTTTCTTGAAGTCAAAGTTGAAATGTCAGTTGCTGGTGGCCTTAGGTCGTGATGCTGATAATGCAATTTACCCAATCGCATGGGCTGTGGTACAAGTCGAAAGCAAGGAGAATTGGCGGTGGTTTATGAAGAAGGTCAGAGTTGATCTTGAACTAAACGATGGAGATGGTTTTATACTT GGATTGATTGCTGCCGCTAAGATGGAATTGCCTCGTACTGAGCACATGATGTGTGTAAGACACATCTATGGTAACTTGAAGAGTCGACATGGGAAGAAACCAGAACTGAAACGACTGATTTGGAACCTTGGTTGGAGCTATAATGAAGCTGATTACAAGGTAAATCTATTGAAGATATTGGCCTATGACGAAGAGATATATGATGATGTGATGAAGTCAAAACCGGAGACTTGGTGTAGAGCATTCTACAAGCTTGGACCATGTT GTAAAGCCCGAGACAAACCTTTTGTGCCGATGCTTGAGACAATTGCTCGTCTGGCCATGGTTCGTATAGCGAAACGCGATGTGACTGCCACCAGTTATGAAGGCCTTGGCACACCATATGTGGTAGACACTCTTGCGGAGTTGCATGAGAAAGCTTTGGAATGTACGGTTCGACCGTCAACCAACATGACATATGCTTCTACTCTCAATGGTTGTTCATATAGAGTAAGCTTGACCAATAGAACATGTTCATGCCGGAGATGGGAGATCACTGGTATTCCTTGTGAACACGTCTATGGTGTTATGTTGAACAAAGGTTTGGAAGCTCAAGACTATGTCGAGCACTGGTTTAGGGCAGAAACATGGAAGAAAATTTATGCTGATGGTATTGTTCCTTTACGAGGAGCCAAATTTTGGCCAGTAGGACCGGAACCTCCAATTCTCGAGCATGACCCTCCTGATCAGCCAGGTTGCAAGAAGGTTACTAAAGCTGATAAAAAGAGGAAGAAAAGCGTTAATGAGTCCCCGGTGAAAAAGACAGATAAGATATTGAAGCGGATTATGCATTGTTCGATCTGCGGGGCTGCAAATCATAACTCACGGTTCCATAATAAGAGACCTAAAAAG GCCTCTTTGGGTGAGGAGTCTTCTCAACCTGAATCTTCTCAAACAGTTTGCACTCAGCAAGACATTTGA
- the LOC106312561 gene encoding putative methylesterase 14, chloroplastic, with product MGNKIISMMKKDRKDGSKSMRMNRSQRKLLAEEEMLHRRALSMAIRQTQLSQRFDGSMSKRVGSTSTRKQRTLSDPFSNGKQVPDFSLESLAVKKFILVHGEGFGAWCWYKIVASLEESGLSPITVDLTGSGFNMTDTNTVSTLEEYSKPLIEYLENLPEKEKVILVGHSTGGASISYALERFPEKISKAIFLCATMVSDGQRPFDVFTEELGSAERFMKESQFLIYGNGKDKPPTGFMFEKQHMKGLYFNQSPNKDIALAMISMRPVPLGPMMEKVSLTAERYGKGRRFYVQTLDDLALSPDVQEKLVRENSPEGVFKIKGSDHSPFFSKPQSLHKILLEIAQIP from the exons ATGGGTAACAAGATTATCTCCATGATGAAGAAAGATAGAAAAGATGGATCCAAGAGCATGAGAATGAATCGTTCACAGAGAAAATTGCTTGCCGAGGAAGAGATGTTGCATCGACGAGCTCTTTCCATGGCGATTCGTCAAACTCAGCTTTCTCAGAGATTCGACGGATCCATGTCTAAACGGGTCGGGTCCACAAGCACCAGGAAACAACGCACCCTCTCTGACCCTTTTTCAAATGGCAAGCAG GTACCAGATTTTTCGTTAGAGAGCTTGGCAGTGAAGAAATTCATCCTGGTGCACGGTGAAGGCTTTGGGGCATGGTGTTGGTACAAAATTGTTGCTTCATTGGAAGAGTCAGGACTGTCTCCTATTACAGTGGACCTCACTGGATCTGGATTCAATATGACCGACACAAACACTGTCTCTACCTTGGAGGAATATTCAAAGCCATTGATTGAATACCTTGAAAATCTCCCTGAAAAAGAGAAG GTTATTCTGGTGGGCCATAGTACTGGAGGTGCGTCCATTTCGTACGCTTTAGAGCGTTTTCCAGAGAAAATATCGAAAGCTATATTCCTATGTGCAACAATGGTTTCTGATGGCCAAAGACCCTTTGATGTTTTCACTGAAGAG CTTGGTTCTGCAGAGAGATTCATGAAAGAGTCGCAGTTCTTGATCTACGGGAATGGAAAAGACAAGCCTCCTACAGGGTTCATGTTTGAGAAACAACACATGAAAGGCTTGTATTTCAATCAATCACCCAACAAG GATATAGCATTGGCGATGATCTCGATGCGACCTGTACCACTTGGACCAATGATGGAGAAGGTATCTCTGACCGCAGAAAGATACGGGAAAGGGAGAAGATTCTACGTTCAGACGCTGGACGACCTTGCACTCTCACCAGACGTTCAAGAGAAGCTAGTGAGGGAGAACAGCCCCGAAGGAGTCTTCAAGATCAAAGGAAGTGATCATTCTCCTTTCTTCTCAAAGCCTCAGTCTCTCCACAAGATCCTTCTCGAGATTGCACAGATTCCTTAA
- the LOC106312562 gene encoding uncharacterized protein LOC106312562, producing the protein MSLASPRILNPSSSSSTTSSSFRFSAIKPCVFVIRCSQAEGPLRRPSAPPTLREPSPPPPSPPLQKSVAVDGEGVTTVEFQRQKAKELQEYFKQKKLEASGQGPFFGFQPKNEISNGRWAMFGFAVGMLTEYATGSDLVDQVKILLSNFGIIDLE; encoded by the exons ATGTCATTGGCTTCACCTAGAATTCTTAATCCATCTTCTTCTTCTTCCACAACTTCGTCGTCTTTCAGATTCTCAGCGATTAAGCCATGTGTCTTCGTCATCAGATGTTCTCAGGCAGAAGGTCCATTGAGAAGACCCTCTGCTCCTCCTACTCTCCGCGAGCCTTCACCTCCTCCTCCATCCCCGCCCCTGCAGAAATCGGTGGCTGTTGATGGTGAGGGTGTAACTACAGTGGAGTTTCAGAGGCAGAAGGCCAAAGAGCTTCAGGAATACTTTAAGCAGAAGAAGCTTGAAGCTTCTGGTCAAGGTCCCTTCTTTGGTTTCCAACCCAAAAACGAGATCTCCAATGGAAG GTGGGCTATGTTTGGTTTTGCGGTTGGAATGCTTACAGAGTATGCCACAGGCTCAGACCTTGTCGACCAAGTTAAAATCCTTCTCTCCAACTTTGGAATTATAGACTTGGAATAA
- the LOC106308571 gene encoding uncharacterized protein LOC106308571 — MLGNGNSISFWFDIWTPLGQHIKVIGPSGPAQFCIPLHAKVSKAYTTSGWTLPSPRSEAVVSFHIFLSTIPLPQQTNPKDTFNWCVEGKSINLGAKYPAAKMWDVLRPRDEVANADRLPTRSRLVTWGLQALFKCRSFYPKEVGGPLYNIQSVGTKGIIHSKGLLPHVTFHNLIDKEARNSITARKQF, encoded by the exons ATGTTGGGTAATGGAAACTCCATTAGCTTCTGGTTTGACATTTGGACTCCTTTAGGACAGCATATTAAAGTGATCGGACCTTCTGGTCCTGCTCAGTTTTGCATTCCACTACATGCTAAGGTTTCCAAAGCTTATACTACGTCAGGCTGGACCCTCCCATCACCGAGATCAGAAGCTGTTGTTAGTTTTCATATCTTTCTCTCAACCATCCCCCTGCCGCAGCAGACCAACCCAAAAGATACCTTTAATTGGTGTGTTGAAGGGAAAAGTATCAACTTGGGTGCTAAATATCCAGCAGCTAAGATGTGGGACGTGCTGAGACCCAGGGATGAG GTGGCTAATGCAGACCGTCTTCCCACGAGATCAAGGTTGGTTACTTGGGGTCTGCAG GCACTCTTCAAATGCCGCTCCTTCTATCCTAAAGAAGTTGGTGGTCCACTCTACAATATACAATCTGTGGGGACAAAAGGCATCATCCACAGCAAAGGTTTGCTTCCGCATGTTACTTTCCACAACCTCATCGACAAGGAAGCGAGGAACTCAATCACAGCTAGGAAGCAATTTTGA